The Peribacillus sp. FSL E2-0218 genome contains a region encoding:
- a CDS encoding 2-oxoacid:acceptor oxidoreductase subunit alpha: MINQLSWKVGGQQGEGIESTGEIFCIALNRLGYYLYGYRHFSSRIKGGHTNNKIRVSTTETRAISDDLDILVAFDQETIDVNYKELHEGGIIIADAKFKPVCPEDTKAELYIVPFTEIAAELGTSLMKNMVAIGATCAVLGMEISVFNDVVDEIFGRKGEEIVKKNMDAITAGYKAMEVLLGEKLGAMELEKADGQKRLFMIGNDAIALGAVAGGCRFMAAYPITPASEIMEYLIKKLPQLGGTVIQTEDEIAAATMAIGANYGGVRAITASAGPGLSLKMEAIGLAGITETPIVIVDTQRGGPSTGLPTKQEQSDLMAMIYGTHGEIPKIVMAPSTVEEAFYDTAEAFNLAEEYQCPVIVLSDLQLSLGKQTVQPLDYSKVEIRRGKLVDHEIEESENKSYFKRYEVTQDGVSPRVVPGMKNGIHHVTGVEHDETGRPSETALNRKAQMDKRMRKLDNLTNTFNTPVYKKTPHEEADLLILGFNSTRGTIDEAIGRLETDGMKVNHAQIRLIHPFPADEVLSLVQAAKKVVVIENNATGQLANIIKMNVGHVNKIKSILKYDGNPFLPHEIHTQCKEMFEYGNV; encoded by the coding sequence ATGATCAATCAACTTTCATGGAAAGTTGGCGGACAACAAGGTGAAGGTATTGAAAGTACAGGAGAGATTTTCTGTATTGCCCTCAATCGCTTAGGATATTACTTGTATGGCTACCGTCATTTCTCATCCCGAATCAAGGGTGGACACACGAATAATAAAATTCGTGTAAGTACTACCGAAACTCGTGCTATCTCTGATGATTTAGACATCTTAGTCGCTTTTGACCAAGAAACGATTGACGTCAATTATAAAGAATTACATGAGGGTGGCATCATAATCGCGGATGCAAAATTCAAACCTGTCTGCCCAGAAGATACGAAGGCAGAATTATATATTGTTCCATTTACTGAAATTGCAGCAGAGCTAGGAACATCATTAATGAAAAACATGGTTGCCATCGGTGCGACTTGTGCAGTCCTTGGAATGGAAATTTCCGTTTTCAACGATGTTGTTGATGAAATATTCGGCCGTAAAGGCGAAGAAATCGTCAAGAAGAACATGGATGCCATTACCGCTGGCTACAAGGCAATGGAAGTCTTGCTTGGAGAAAAACTGGGTGCAATGGAGCTGGAAAAGGCAGATGGACAAAAACGATTGTTCATGATCGGTAACGATGCCATCGCATTGGGCGCAGTTGCAGGCGGTTGCCGCTTCATGGCGGCCTATCCAATTACCCCCGCTTCGGAAATCATGGAATACCTGATAAAAAAACTTCCGCAATTGGGCGGGACGGTCATCCAGACTGAAGATGAAATTGCGGCAGCTACAATGGCGATAGGGGCAAACTATGGCGGTGTTCGTGCCATCACGGCTTCAGCTGGTCCTGGACTATCCTTGAAGATGGAAGCGATTGGTTTGGCTGGCATTACCGAAACGCCGATCGTCATTGTCGATACGCAACGTGGCGGTCCATCCACTGGGCTTCCTACGAAGCAGGAGCAATCGGATTTGATGGCCATGATTTACGGCACACACGGTGAAATCCCTAAAATCGTCATGGCTCCAAGTACTGTTGAGGAAGCTTTTTATGATACGGCAGAAGCATTCAACCTCGCAGAAGAATATCAATGCCCAGTCATCGTATTATCGGACTTGCAGCTTTCTTTAGGTAAACAGACGGTTCAGCCGCTTGATTACAGTAAAGTGGAAATAAGGCGCGGGAAATTGGTGGACCATGAAATTGAAGAGTCTGAAAACAAGTCATACTTCAAGCGCTATGAAGTCACGCAAGACGGTGTTTCACCTCGAGTCGTACCTGGTATGAAAAACGGTATCCACCATGTTACGGGAGTTGAGCATGATGAAACCGGAAGACCTTCGGAGACGGCTTTGAATCGTAAGGCGCAAATGGATAAACGGATGCGTAAGCTGGATAACTTAACGAATACATTCAATACACCGGTATACAAAAAAACTCCGCATGAAGAGGCGGATTTATTAATACTTGGTTTTAATTCCACACGCGGGACGATCGACGAAGCGATCGGCCGATTAGAAACGGATGGCATGAAAGTGAACCATGCGCAAATCCGTTTGATACACCCATTCCCTGCTGATGAAGTCCTTTCTTTAGTGCAAGCGGCGAAGAAGGTAGTGGTTATCGAAAATAATGCGACCGGACAATTGGCTAATATCATCAAGATGAATGTCGGGCATGTTAATAAAATCAAAAGCATCCTAAAATATGATGGCAATCCATTCCTCCCGCATGAAATTCACACACAATGCAAGGAGATGTTCGAATATGGCAACGTTTAA
- a CDS encoding 2-oxoacid:ferredoxin oxidoreductase subunit beta, producing MATFKEFRNDVKPNWCPGCGDFSVQAAMQRAAANVGLEPENLAVVSGIGCSGRISGYIKSYGFHGIHGRSLPIAQGVKMANRELTVIASGGDGDGFAIGMGHTIHAIRRNIDITYIVMDNQIYGLTKGQTSPRSAAGFKTKSTPEGSIEQAVSPMELALSAGATFVAQSFSTDLKDLTAIIEAGINHKGFSFINVFSPCVTYNKINTYDWFKQNLTKLNTIEGYDSTNKEQAMQTLMKHDSLVTGIIYQDSSRPSYQELVPGYAEEALNKSDLTLDQAHFDKLVAEFM from the coding sequence ATGGCAACGTTTAAAGAGTTCCGTAATGATGTAAAACCTAACTGGTGTCCTGGTTGCGGGGATTTCTCCGTTCAGGCTGCCATGCAGCGCGCGGCGGCTAATGTAGGGTTGGAACCAGAGAATTTGGCTGTCGTTTCCGGTATTGGCTGTTCAGGCCGGATATCTGGTTACATCAAGTCATATGGTTTCCACGGCATCCATGGCCGCTCACTTCCAATCGCACAAGGAGTGAAAATGGCCAACCGTGAATTGACCGTTATAGCCTCTGGCGGTGACGGAGATGGCTTTGCAATCGGGATGGGTCATACCATCCATGCGATCCGCCGTAATATCGACATTACGTATATCGTCATGGATAACCAAATCTATGGATTGACAAAAGGGCAGACTTCCCCTCGATCAGCGGCAGGGTTCAAAACGAAGTCCACGCCGGAAGGATCGATTGAGCAGGCTGTTTCACCAATGGAATTGGCATTATCCGCCGGCGCAACCTTTGTTGCCCAAAGCTTTTCCACTGACCTGAAGGACTTGACGGCAATCATTGAAGCGGGAATCAATCATAAAGGTTTCTCCTTCATCAATGTGTTCTCGCCTTGTGTAACATATAACAAAATCAATACGTATGATTGGTTTAAACAAAACTTAACGAAATTGAATACGATTGAAGGTTACGATTCTACAAATAAAGAACAGGCCATGCAGACGCTGATGAAGCATGACAGCCTTGTGACGGGGATTATCTATCAAGATTCTTCCCGACCTTCTTACCAGGAATTGGTCCCTGGATATGCTGAAGAAGCTCTGAATAAATCAGACCTGACTCTGGATCAAGCTCATTTTGATAAGCTTGTTGCAGAATTCATGTGA